Genomic DNA from Methanofollis sp. W23:
CCGGACCGAGGAAGAGACCCTGGAAATGCAGATCATGCAGGTGCTCGGCAAGGCCCGTGACCGCACCGGTGAGATCGCCTCCAGGCACCTGGGTCTCTCCAACAGTGCAGTGGTGATGGCGGTCTCTGGTGCTCGTGGTTCGATCCTGAACCTGACCCAGATGGCCGGGTGTGTCGGGCAGCAGTCTGTCCGTGGTGAGCGTATCGTGCGTGGGTACGACCAGCGGACCCTGCCGCACTTCAAGCGCGGCGACCGGGGCGCGGGGGCCCACGGGTTTGTCAGGTCTTCATATAAGAAAGGGCTCAACCCGACCGAGTTCTTCTTCCACGCCATCGGTGGGCGTGAAGGTCTGGTCGATACGGCGGTCAGGACGTCACAGAGCGGCTACCTGCAGCGGCGGATGATCAACGCCCTCCAGGACCTCAAGGTCGAATATGACCGTTCAGTGCGGACGACCGGCGGGCGGATCCTCCAGTTCAAGTACGGCGAGGACGGGACCGACCCGACAAAGAGCAGTTATGGTGAACCGGTGGACGTGAAAGGTGTGATCGAGAACGTGCTCAAGGAGGAGATCTGATGTTGGACGAGGGGATGCATGACGCGATCAGTCATGCCGAGATCCCGGACAGTACTAAGCAGGAGATGGTCAAGTACCTCGAAGAGAAGGAGCTCACTCCTGAACAGTTCGAGTCGATCATGGCCGGGATCACCGAGGAGTACACGCAGACCAGGATCGAACCATGCGAGGCCTGTGGGATCGTGGCTGCCCAGTCCCTGGGCGAACCTGGTACGCAGATGACCATGCGTACCTTCCACTACGCGGGTGTGGCCGAGATCAACGTAACCCTTGGTCTCCCGCGTCTTATCGAGATCATGGACGCCAGGAAGGAACCGTCCACTCCGACGATGACCATCCATCTCGAAGATGAGTACGCCTCAGACCGTGACAAAGCACGAGAGGTCTCCTGGCAGATCGAGGCGGCGCCGCTCCACGAGTTCGGGGATGTCGTCACCGACATGGCAAACCTGAAGGTGGAGATGCGGTTGAACCCGGCGGTCTGCGACAAGCGCAAGATCTCGGTCGAGGAGATCCTGGAACGGGCCCCGCAGAAGATCAAGGAACGCCGGCACTACCGGGACTTCGAGTCAGAGGCGGACGTCGCCGAGGCGAGGATCACCTTTTTCCCCAAGAACGAGAGTTACCAGAATCTCTTCCAGCTTGCCGAGCACGTCAGGGGCGTGATCGTGCAGGGGATTGACGACATCGAGCGGGTCGTCGTCAGGAAAGAGAAGGGAGAGTATATACTTTATACTGAAGGCTCCAACCTAAAGGATGTGTTCGAGGTCGTGGGTGTCGACACCACCCGTACCCGCACAAACAATATCAACGAGATCTCCCAGATCCTCGGGATCGAAGCGGCACGAAACGCGATCATCGACGAGATGAAAAGCACCCTGGGAGAACAGGGTATCTCGGTCGATGTCCGTCACATCATGCTCATCGCAGATATGATGTGCATGGACGGCGAGGTCAAGCAGATCGGGAGGCACGGGATCGCAGGCGAGAAGGAGAGTGTCCTTTCGCGTGCAGCCTTCGAGGTGACGGTTAACCACCTTCTCGATGCTGCAGTCGCGCACGAGACTGATATTCTCAACGGCGTGACCGAGAACGTCATCGTCGGCCAGCCGATCCAGCTCGGGACTGGAGATGTCAAGTTGATTGCAAAACCCTTACACCAGGAGAATTAAAAATGGACTTTAACGAGTCTTTAAGAAGAGCCATCAAAACCGGAGAGGTCTTCCTTGGACAGAACTCGACCGAAGAGTGTGTCAAGGCGGGGAAGGCCAAACTCGTAGTCATCGCAAAGAACTGCCCTGCAGAGTTCAAAGAGGCCATGCTGGCCCGCGAGGACATCGAGACATATGTCTACAATGATTCAGGTGTCCAGCTCGGGAAGGCGTGCGGAAGGCCGCATGTTGTCAGCGCACTCGCCATCGTAGACGGAGGCGAGTCCGACATCCTCAGCATCAAGAGGGCCTAAATGGCGGAAATTAAAATCACTGAAGACTGCATGCAGTTGATCTCTCAGTTCGAGAATATGACCGGCGCCGGGAGCCGCGACTGCATCATCGACGAGCGAAACGATCGTATCATCTTTGTCATCAATCCTGGCGATATGGGGCTTGCAATCGGGAAGCGGGGTTCGACGATCAAGAAGGCTTCCGAGATCTTCGGCAAGAGGATCGAGGTCGTCGAGTATTCGGACGAGCCTGAGCAGTTTGTCAAGAACTGCTTCATGCCGGCTCAGGTTCTCTCGGTCACCTTCGAGGAAGACGAAGAGGGTGAGACTGTTGCGTACGTCGACGTAAAGCCCGAAGAACGCGGTCTTGCCATCGGAAAGGAAGGCAAGAACATTTTCAAGGCAAAGAGACTCGCGGAACGGCAGCACAGCATCGGCGATGTGCAGCTCGTGCAGGACGACGAGGACTTCTAACCCTCTTTTTTTCTGGCAACCGGATCGTCTATATAGATAGGCAACCCCTGCCCTGGCATGGTACTGAAGGCGCTCTTTCTCAACTGTACCCTGAAGTATTCCCCTGAAGTCTCGAATACCGAGGCGTTGATCCAGAAGGCGGCGGCACTCTTCCTCGACCTCGGGGTGGAGAGCGAGGTGGTGCGGCTTACCGAATATGCGGTGAGGTTTGGGACGTCGTCAAACGAGGGAGAGGGGGACGAGTGGCCGGCGGTCCTCCAGAAGATCAAGGACTGCGATATCCTGGTGATCGGGTCGCCGATCTGGTTTGGGGTACGGTCGTCGGTGGCCCAGCAGGTCCTCGAGCGTCTGGACGGGACATATGCCGAGGGAGATCCCGAGAACGGGCAGTACCCGCTGTACGGGAAGGTGGCCGGGGTGATCGTCACCGGCAACGAGGACGGGGCCCATACAGTGGCGGCCCACACGCTCTTCAATCTCACGCACCTGGGGTGCACGATCCCGCCAAATGCCGACTGTTACTGGGTGGGGGACGCCGGGCCCGGGCCGAGTTATATCGAGGCGGGAGGCGACCGTCACCTGTACACGAACCGGACGGTGCGCTATATGGTCCACAACCTGGTGTTCATGGCCGGGCTCCTGAAGGCGCACCCGATCCCGACCGACCTGAAGGCGCTCGATGAGGAGGCGCGGGGGGTCAGCCGGTGAATTGTCTCCAGGCCTCTTGAACAAGACGCCTGGGGTCTGCAGAGAGCGGCACCCGAGGATTTACCATACATATGATCTCGAAGAGCGACTGTGTAGAATCAGGCATGAACCCCTGGCTCACGCATATGGCATAAAATGATCATAGGTCTCCTGGGACACCATGCAGGAAGATCATCATATGGCCGCCCCCGCCTCCCCTCGTCGTGGGGGCTTCCCCAGGCGTGGTGGCGGGAGAAGGCAGGCAGGCAGGCAGGCAGGCACAGGTGCGCAACAAAAAGGGGGAAGACGAGAGTTCTGAGATGACCTCATCACCTATGCCTGAACCCGTCCAGGGTTCATGACGAATTCTACAGAGCCTGAACGAAAACCTGTATTGACTCTCTAGAACCGCCGGTGATACATCTCATCAGGCACTTCTTCTTCCCATACCCCCCCACCTCCAGGACATGGTACCTTCCCCAAGAGTTATTGCCATGGAGAGGTATGGAACACCCGGAATTCCGGAGGGGGAATGAGCAATGGGGATAGGTCTGAAGACTTTTACTGTCGGTTGATCCCGGTTCCACCGGAGGGAGAGGGGCGGCTCGCACAGATGACACCGGTCCCTCATGGCCCGGGCAGGGTGGAAGGAGGCCATGCCTGTCAGGAGAGAACTGCTGAGCCAGAGGCACGGACCCTGGAGCGGAGTGCATGAACAGGAGAGACTGGGCCTGTCAGGCACATGAGGCCATGCACGACGTCGCCAGGGCGGGGAAGGGGTCCAGGCTTCTTGTCACCGGCGGAGTGGGCACAGGCCGGACAGTCCTTGTTGCCCTGCTCGCCCACCTCTTCGCCATGCAGGGCATGGAGGTGCTTGCCGTGGACGCCGACCCCGAGCAGCATCTTGCGGCCTCACTCGGGTTCCCGCTGGCACGACTCTACGAAGGCGGGGTAGAAGAGCAGCACGCAAATGGTACGGGTACGCTCCTGCACCTGGGTCCGCAGGTCTCAGGTCCTCATGAATGCTGTGAGATGCGTCTCGCAGACCGCCTCACGCTGTGCATCACCGGAGATCTCGACGGCACCGGGTATGGCAGGTTCGGGGAGATGACCCGTGAGTTTCTCCGCCTGACCGAAGGGGTGGTGCTCCTCGACACCCTTGCGGGGGCGGAGCACCTCTACCAGGCGACGGCAGAAGGATTTTCCAGGGCATTGGTGATGGCCGATTCTTCACAGGGCGCACTTTCTGTCGCGCTCAGGGCGGCCGCCTTTGTCCACACCCGCGGGATCGATGAGATCCACCTGGTGGTGAACCAGGTCTGCGGGGAGACCGACCTGGAGGAGGTGGGGCGGGCAATCGGTCCCTGTCATCTCTTTACCACGATCACCTACCTGCCGTACGACGAGGGGGTGGGACGGGCCTGGCCGGCGGTTTTTCCTCTTCTCCAGGAGGAGACGCCCTTCATGAACGGGGTCAGGGGGATATTCAGGATTTTATCCAGGACAGACCGGAGATAAAATCTCTTCCCCATATCTAAAACCCCGATAACAGACTTAAGTCATATCGGGCGTCATATATAACTCTCCTCCTGAATATACTCGTGATGAGGTGTGGAAAGGACAAGAATCCCAGGAAAGAAATCGAGACCGTCTGGGACCGGTTTAAGCAGCAGCAACCACCCTGCCGATTCTGTGCACAGGGGGTTTCGTGTAGCCGATGTGCCATGGGGCCATGTCGGATCATCCCGGCGACCGGTCGGGTGCATGGGGTCTGCGGGGCCGACGCCGACCTGATCGTGGCCAGAAACCTCCTTGACACCATCGTCACCGGAGCGGCGGCGCATGCCGACCATGGCCTCGATCTTGTAGAAGCACTGCACCGGATGGCAGAGGCCGGGGGGGTTGGTGCCGACCCTGGGGAACTGAGAGAGAGTGCCAGGCGACACGGAGTCCAGACCGACCCCCAGGACGACACTCATGTCGCCCATGACCTGGCGCATGCCCTCTATGAGGAGTGCTGGAGTGCACGGAGCGAAACGAGCGGGGTCAGGTCTGCTCCCGCACAGACCAGGGCGATCTGGGCAGAAGCCGGGATCAGCCCGCGGGGCGTGGGCAGGGAGATCGTGGAGGCGATGCACCGGGTCCACATGGGGGTGGGAGCGGATTATCGGTCTCTCCTCCTGCACGGACTGCGGACAGCCCTCAGCGACGGGTGGGGAGGCTCGATGGTTGCGACCGAATGCTCTGATTTCCTCTTTGGCACACCGACAGTCCGCACCGCCGAGGTGAATCTGGGGGTGCTCAGGGATGACCAGGTGAACATCGCCCTCCATGGTCACAACCCACTTCTCTGTGCAGAGATGGTGAGGGGCGCCGCTGACCCCGACCTCCTGGCCCGTGCCAGGGCCCTGGGTGCGACCGGGATCAACCTTGTCGGGCTCTGCTGCACAGGGAGCGAACTCCTGATGCGGGGAGGCATACCCCTGGCCGGCAACCACCTCGATCAGGAACTTGTCATCGCCACCGGAGCACTGGAGGCGGCGGTGGTGGACTACCAGTGTATCTTCCCATCCCTCCCCCAGACCGCGGCATGTTTCCACACACATATCATCTCCACGAGTCAGAAGGCGCGGTTGCCTGGGGCGCTCTATATACCGTTCAACCAAGAGAGCGCACACAAGACGGCCCACGAGATCATACGCCTCGCGGTGGAAAACTTCCAGCACCGGGACCATGAAAGGGCGTACATCCCAGGGGGTCCGGTCCGTGCCATGACCGGGTATTCGGTAGAAGCGCTCACCCATGCCCTCGGCGGCGGACTCGACCCTCTTGCCAGGGCCCTTACCGATGGGCAGGTCCAGGGAATTGCGGCGGTCGTCGGGTGCAACAACCCAAAGGTCAGTCATGACGCCGGGCATGTGACCCTTGTGAGGGAACTGCTCAGCCGCGATATCCTGGTGGTCGGAACCGGATGTGCGGCCATCGCTGCAGGAAAGGCCGGACTCATGCGACGGGAGGCGGCGGACGCCGCCGGGCCAGGGCTTGCGTCATTCTGCAAGACCTATGGGATCCCGCCAGTCCTCCATATGGGCTCATGCGTCGACAACTCCAGGGTGCTGACCCTGGCCGCGGCCCTGGCAGAGGCGTTCAACGTGGGGATCGACCGTCTCCCCCTGGCAGGTGCGGCACCTGAATGGTACTCCCAGAAGGCGGTCTCGATTGCGCTCTATTTTGTTGCGTCAGGGATCACCACCGTCCTCGGAGTGATGCCGATGATCGCCGGGAGCCAGAAGGTCGTCGATCTCCTGACAACAGACCTTGCCGGGGTGGTGGGCGCGACCCTGCTCGTGGAGCCGTCGCCACTCGGGGCCGCCGACCTCATCGAGGCGCACATCATGCAGAAGAGGGAAGAGCTCAGAATTTAAGGGTCTCCTCTCTCATCAATATGGCCCTCGCAGTGATCGGTGGTGTGTCTCCTCACCAGATCCTTCTCGTCCCGATCTTCGTCCTGGGGGCCCGGGGGTGAAACCCCGGCAGAAGATATGGGAAGGCATCCCCTCTTTATATCACCCATGAGGGCCATTCCCCCTGACCGCCCATGCTCGACCTCTTCAGGATCGTCCTCACGGTCGCGGGTCTCTGTCTTTTCAAGACCATCTCCTCCATCGACAAGGTGCTCGGCACGATGGGGGGGCGTGCCAGGCGCTGGTTCCTTCTCTGGGGTCTACTCCTCGCGGTCTTTGTGGTCAGGGGGCTCATTGCCACCTTCTCCGACGACCCTGCGGCGGGCGGGGCGAACGCTACCTTGCCGGGAAGGGCGTCTGGTTTTATGCCGCCGTCTCGGTGGCCCCTGCAATCATCGTCTGGTTCGCGATCACCCGCGAACCTCTCATGGCCTTTGGTGCGGTCATGGGTTCGACGGCATTTTTTATCGTGCAGGAGTTTCGGAACAATGCCGAGCTTAAAGAACAGCAACTGAAAGAGGCACACCTCTCAGACATCTCGAAGTGATCGATGCCACCTTCTCCATCGACGGCGTCCTCGGGGCCTTTGCCTTCACCTTCTCGGTCCCCTCCATCATCCCCGGTAATGGGATGGATCAGGGCAGTGGGGGTACGGCAGGTGAGCGTCGGGAACATCGAGCAGATCAGGCGCTATGTCTTTCTCAAGAACGGGGCAATGTACTCATCCTCTGTCTGGGCCTGGTGATGCTCCTCGACGCCTTCGGGCTGCACGTCCCTTCCTATGTTCGCCGGTCGTCACCTTCGCCGTCGTCGGGGATTTCATGTATAAATCAATACAATTCGCACGCTACATGGACCGGCGGACCGGAACGTAAGAGGGCCCGGTTGTGTAGAACATCACCTTCGTCTCGCGCAGGAGGGGATACGATCTTCATGACAGATGCTGTAGAATTACTCATGAAGCGAAGGCACGCTTCACGCATACGGGAGGAAAATATCTCGTCGCTTGCTCACTCTTTTTCAAGACTGAAAATCCGCTGGGGGTCTTGTTTCATCGCCGCCCCCACCTCTCCTCGTCGTGGGGGTCCGGGGGGTGCAACCCCCCGGCGCGAGAGATGACAGGAAAGATTCTGCAATGAGGGGCGGCACATCGGATCGGCACCCCGGAAGCGCGTTCTCCGGACCCCGGGCATGACGATAGGGACGGAAGGCAGAGAGCCTGAACGTTCTGAGGACGGTTCTTTTCTCCGTATATCAAGGTATGAGGGATATCTCTGTTTTCGGCCCTGTAGAAATCCTCTGGATGGATCTCTCTGCCGGGAGGTTTCACCCCCCGGACCCCCCGCCACACGAAAAGGTCGAGGACGGCAGCACTCTCTTTATGGTCATCGATTCTGCCTGCCCGGCCCTATCTTCATCCCGGGGGCCCGGGGGCAGAGCCCCCGGCGAGAAGATGGGGGAAGACGGTTGAATCGCGCTCGCACCCAGAAAAAGTAAGGGTTTCTACAGAGCCCTGTTTTCGAGTTCTCATCGAAGTTATCCCAAAACTTCTCTGGCCTTGATCGGTGAGTGAAAGACGTTTCTGAAGCAGGGTGTCGTTCAAGAGATTGTTGCCGCCCCACCCCTACCTTCGTCGTGGAGGGTCCGGAGGGTTTCCCCTCAGCAGGAGAGAGCGAGGAAACATTCTTTATTCTTTCTGTGGGCGGCATGGCTGATCGATCTGCCTTTCTCTGTCATTCGCACAGGGGCCACCCCCCCCCTGGACCTCTGGGATTGAAGTGGAGGAGGCAGAGGAATGGCTGGAAAATGTCTCGATCCTGATGATTGATCGAGCCTGGGATACTTTTGGGATATGCTCATCCATAACTCCAGAATTGAACGTCTGGATCATTTTCATGGTAAATCCTTGAGATGATGCTCTGTGCAGGGAGGTGCCGCCTCCACAACCCGCTGTCACACGATAAAAGGTTGAGGACTGCAAGCGCCCTCGTCATGGTCGTCTATTCTGCTTTCCCAATTCTATCGTCATCCTGGGGTCCGGGAGCAGAGCCCCAGGCAAGAAGTTGAAGGAAGGCGGGAGAGTCGCGCTCACACCAGGAATTAGTGAGGGTCTATACTGAACCTTATGAAGAACGTTCTCTGTTCAGCCACTATTCACCGGTTCTCATCACAGATGAGTGGAGTGCGTAGAGTTCGCAACCCTCGCCAGGCCCTTCATGTAGTGTTTCTCATTTCATTTCCGCGTTCACCGCAGCAACGAGTGCCGCAGGGTCACAGGTCCCAAGAAGGACCATCTCCCCGTCCCTGCGGTACACCCGCACCCCACGGTTCCCGCCGGTGGAGTAGCCCCTCTGTCTCAGACCGCCCCACCTGATCCCCCACCCCCCGAACTCTGCAAAGGGACGGTAGGTGCAGGCCTCCAGGCGAGTGATCTCCTCCCAGGGGATCGCCCTGAACCTGAGGTGAAAAGGGAAGAACCGATAATAGATCCCGTCGTCCCGCACCTCAAGGGTGAGGTTCGTGACGACGAAGAAAAGGGGGAAGAGTATCCCGAAAATGAGGGCGACGACCGCGATCCCTTCATCAGACGCCGGATTATTCCCAAAAGGGATACCCAGCACAAGCTGTTGCACTGCGCCCCACCAGATCAATCCCGCGATGAAGATCAGGAGCCCCCAGAGCCAGGGGGAGGTGAAGTGCTGCACCTCCCTGTACCTCACCTCAGTCACAACACTCTCCCCGGAGGAACGCCTCGACCACCGGCATGGGAAGGAGGGTCCGCTCTGCGATCTCGTCTGCAGAGAGTCCCTCATCGGAAAGACGGAGGACCACCGCGTCCATCGGTTCGGCCACCTCGACCAGGTGACCGTCAGGATCATAGAACCGCACCGCCAGTTGCGCCCAGGGCTGTGCGGTGAGAGGATGGAGGAACCTGGCCCCGGCCTCCTCTGCCCGCCGGGCCACCTCCCTCACCGCAGTCGTCTCAAAGTAGATCTCCACCCTGGGTGCCCCCTCGTCTCCCGGCATCTTCCCCTCGAAGAGGAAGTCGTTCACATACCCCCGTTCCCAGAGAGCGAACCCCCCGACAAATCCGACATTCACCCCAAGGTCCAGGCCCACCTCCTGTCCCAGGACATTGACATAGAATTCTTTCGCACGCTCCATATCCCTGACAAAGAGGACCGGGCCTCTGAACGCAATCTCCATGATCTCCCCTCTTCATCTACCGTCATAAATCGATTGGTGCTGGCAGACCGGGGGCGCGGAAATCCTCCCCTGCCCTACCAAATGTACAGAATATCTGGAATAACAGCCAGATTATGGCGGTATAGACACCCCTCACCTCTTCCTGGTGCACGCGTGCCTCGGCCGCCGTGCTCAATGCTCGCGCCGGGGGCGTTGCCCCCGAACCCCCGGGAAGAGGATAGGAGCAGTAAGGCAGAACTAATGGCCATGATGAGGGGGTTGCCGTCTCCCACCTATCTTCGCAGGAGGGATTCTGAGGGAGGCATGCACCCTGTCGAAGACAACCATCAAGAGGATTTACCATGAAAATGATCCTGAAAATAATCTCTCCGGGTTTTTATGAGAATTTGAACCATCCTGATCTCGTTGAAGAGGATATACAGATGAGAGGGCTCTATAGAAACCCTCTTGATGGTCCTCTTCGACGGGGGGCTGGCCGCCCCCCGAACCCCCCGCGTCATGATAGGTCGTGGACTGCAATCCCCTCTTCATGGTCATTTTTTATGCCTTCCCGGCTCCATCGTTGTCCCGGGGGTCCGGGGGCAGAGCCCCCGGCGTGATTGTGTGGGAAGGCGATTGAGTTACCCTTGCACCGAGAGAAAGTGAGGGCTTCTACAAAGCCGATGAGAGAAAAACCTTCAGCATGATCGGCGTTCTGCATTCCCACCTCACCGCGCCGGGGGTGCACGCACCCCGTGACCCCCCGAGAGAGGAGAGGTGGAAGCGGCAGGTGAGTGGTGGTCCCTCCGTGGTATCCCGCGCGAAAGGGGGAGCACGGATCCACACACCCTGGAGATCTGTGATGAAAAATTTCCATCGCGTATGCCTGAACCAGGGGTTCATGCCCGATTCTACAGGACCCAGACAATATTGATTTCACAATTCTGGGGCGGGTACGAGCGGGCCCACACCCCGGACAAAACCATAATAAGTCATCCTCCTGATCCAGGTGTGGGGGGAGTTCCACGGACCACCGCATACCGCCGCTCATCCTGCTTGCCGTCCTCTGCCTGGTCTCCCAGGGGGCCGCCGACGAACCGACGGTGATCGTCTCGAATGCCACGCTCACCCCGCAGGTGCTGATGCCTGGGGACGAGGGGACGATCACCGTCACCCTGACCAACACCGCAAAGGAGGCGGTCAGGACCAGTTCGGATACCTCGACCGAACCTGGTACCGGGACCAGGACCGAGACGACGAGCACGGCCATCAACGCCTATGTCGAGAGTGTCAGCCTCAAGGGTAAGGGGCTCCAGGTGCTGAACGGGGCCTACGGCCAGGTCGGCGAGGTCGGCCCAGGCCAGTCGGTCACCCTCACCTTCCTGGTCAGGGCCCCGGCCGAGGAGGGGATCTACTTTCCCGAGGTCTGGGTGCGAGTTCAGGGGGCGCGGAGCGTGAAGTTCCCGGTCCCGGTCAATGTGAACTCGGCCTATGCCGTCATCAAGAGACCGGCGATCACGGTGGCACGGACCGTCCCCGACCAGGTGATCCCCGGCGAGTCCTTCTCCCTCGGGCTCGTCCTCACGAACGTCGGCGGGGCGAGGGCCCGCGACCTCTCGGTCCAGGTCTCGACAAACGACTCCCTCGTCTCCCTCACCCCTGAACACTACTACTTCGAGTCGCTCGAACCAGGCGAGGAGGTCGGGCTCAACCTCACCTTCTCGACCGACCGAAAGACCCCGACCGGCGTCCAGCAGGTCCCGCTCGCCCTCGCCTACCGCGCCCCGGACACCACCAGGACGAACATGACCGAGACCGTCGGGGTGCAGGTGAAGGGCCAGGCCCAGATGGGGATCGCCTCCCTCTCCACCGACCCGCCGCGCCTTGCCTCTGGCAACCCCTTCACCCTCATCATCAGGATCGAGAACACTGGCACCGACGACGCCAACTCGGTGCGGGCGACGATCGACCTCCCGTTCGAGGGGAACAAAGAAGCCTTTGTCGGGACGATCGAGCCCGACAACGACGCACCTGCGGTTTTCCTCCTCAGGGCCGGTGAGGCCGGCGACCGGCCCTACCGGTTGACCGTCACCTACCAGGACGACTGGGGCGAGCATGTCGTCGAAGAGAACCTCGCTCTCACTGTCGAGGCCACCGACCGCTCAGGGCTTCTCATCGCCCTCGCCGTCCTCGTTGTGGCGGCGGCCGCGGTCGTCCTCTGGATGAGGCGGCGGAAAAACGAGGAGGAGTGAAGGGGATGAGTCTCTCGGTCTCGCTCTTCCTGGCGGCACGGGCGGTGCAGCGCGGGAACAGGTGGACCTTCCTCCTGACCGTGGCGATCATTGCCCTCGTCTTTGTGAACCTGGTCTTCCTCCCCTCCATCATCCTTGGGGTCATCGATATCTTCGACCGCCAGTCGGTCGACTACACCTATGGCGACCTGGTCA
This window encodes:
- a CDS encoding VOC family protein, producing the protein MEIAFRGPVLFVRDMERAKEFYVNVLGQEVGLDLGVNVGFVGGFALWERGYVNDFLFEGKMPGDEGAPRVEIYFETTAVREVARRAEEAGARFLHPLTAQPWAQLAVRFYDPDGHLVEVAEPMDAVVLRLSDEGLSADEIAERTLLPMPVVEAFLRGECCD
- the cooS gene encoding anaerobic carbon-monoxide dehydrogenase catalytic subunit; this encodes MRCGKDKNPRKEIETVWDRFKQQQPPCRFCAQGVSCSRCAMGPCRIIPATGRVHGVCGADADLIVARNLLDTIVTGAAAHADHGLDLVEALHRMAEAGGVGADPGELRESARRHGVQTDPQDDTHVAHDLAHALYEECWSARSETSGVRSAPAQTRAIWAEAGISPRGVGREIVEAMHRVHMGVGADYRSLLLHGLRTALSDGWGGSMVATECSDFLFGTPTVRTAEVNLGVLRDDQVNIALHGHNPLLCAEMVRGAADPDLLARARALGATGINLVGLCCTGSELLMRGGIPLAGNHLDQELVIATGALEAAVVDYQCIFPSLPQTAACFHTHIISTSQKARLPGALYIPFNQESAHKTAHEIIRLAVENFQHRDHERAYIPGGPVRAMTGYSVEALTHALGGGLDPLARALTDGQVQGIAAVVGCNNPKVSHDAGHVTLVRELLSRDILVVGTGCAAIAAGKAGLMRREAADAAGPGLASFCKTYGIPPVLHMGSCVDNSRVLTLAAALAEAFNVGIDRLPLAGAAPEWYSQKAVSIALYFVASGITTVLGVMPMIAGSQKVVDLLTTDLAGVVGATLLVEPSPLGAADLIEAHIMQKREELRI
- a CDS encoding 50S ribosomal protein L30e — encoded protein: MDFNESLRRAIKTGEVFLGQNSTEECVKAGKAKLVVIAKNCPAEFKEAMLAREDIETYVYNDSGVQLGKACGRPHVVSALAIVDGGESDILSIKRA
- a CDS encoding carbon monoxide dehydrogenase, producing the protein MNRRDWACQAHEAMHDVARAGKGSRLLVTGGVGTGRTVLVALLAHLFAMQGMEVLAVDADPEQHLAASLGFPLARLYEGGVEEQHANGTGTLLHLGPQVSGPHECCEMRLADRLTLCITGDLDGTGYGRFGEMTREFLRLTEGVVLLDTLAGAEHLYQATAEGFSRALVMADSSQGALSVALRAAAFVHTRGIDEIHLVVNQVCGETDLEEVGRAIGPCHLFTTITYLPYDEGVGRAWPAVFPLLQEETPFMNGVRGIFRILSRTDRR
- a CDS encoding NusA-like transcription termination signal-binding factor, producing the protein MAEIKITEDCMQLISQFENMTGAGSRDCIIDERNDRIIFVINPGDMGLAIGKRGSTIKKASEIFGKRIEVVEYSDEPEQFVKNCFMPAQVLSVTFEEDEEGETVAYVDVKPEERGLAIGKEGKNIFKAKRLAERQHSIGDVQLVQDDEDF
- a CDS encoding flavodoxin family protein, encoding MVLKALFLNCTLKYSPEVSNTEALIQKAAALFLDLGVESEVVRLTEYAVRFGTSSNEGEGDEWPAVLQKIKDCDILVIGSPIWFGVRSSVAQQVLERLDGTYAEGDPENGQYPLYGKVAGVIVTGNEDGAHTVAAHTLFNLTHLGCTIPPNADCYWVGDAGPGPSYIEAGGDRHLYTNRTVRYMVHNLVFMAGLLKAHPIPTDLKALDEEARGVSR
- a CDS encoding COG1361 S-layer family protein — translated: MIVSNATLTPQVLMPGDEGTITVTLTNTAKEAVRTSSDTSTEPGTGTRTETTSTAINAYVESVSLKGKGLQVLNGAYGQVGEVGPGQSVTLTFLVRAPAEEGIYFPEVWVRVQGARSVKFPVPVNVNSAYAVIKRPAITVARTVPDQVIPGESFSLGLVLTNVGGARARDLSVQVSTNDSLVSLTPEHYYFESLEPGEEVGLNLTFSTDRKTPTGVQQVPLALAYRAPDTTRTNMTETVGVQVKGQAQMGIASLSTDPPRLASGNPFTLIIRIENTGTDDANSVRATIDLPFEGNKEAFVGTIEPDNDAPAVFLLRAGEAGDRPYRLTVTYQDDWGEHVVEENLALTVEATDRSGLLIALAVLVVAAAAVVLWMRRRKNEEE
- a CDS encoding DUF6141 family protein, with amino-acid sequence MTEVRYREVQHFTSPWLWGLLIFIAGLIWWGAVQQLVLGIPFGNNPASDEGIAVVALIFGILFPLFFVVTNLTLEVRDDGIYYRFFPFHLRFRAIPWEEITRLEACTYRPFAEFGGWGIRWGGLRQRGYSTGGNRGVRVYRRDGEMVLLGTCDPAALVAAVNAEMK
- the rpoA2 gene encoding DNA-directed RNA polymerase subunit A''; this translates as MLDEGMHDAISHAEIPDSTKQEMVKYLEEKELTPEQFESIMAGITEEYTQTRIEPCEACGIVAAQSLGEPGTQMTMRTFHYAGVAEINVTLGLPRLIEIMDARKEPSTPTMTIHLEDEYASDRDKAREVSWQIEAAPLHEFGDVVTDMANLKVEMRLNPAVCDKRKISVEEILERAPQKIKERRHYRDFESEADVAEARITFFPKNESYQNLFQLAEHVRGVIVQGIDDIERVVVRKEKGEYILYTEGSNLKDVFEVVGVDTTRTRTNNINEISQILGIEAARNAIIDEMKSTLGEQGISVDVRHIMLIADMMCMDGEVKQIGRHGIAGEKESVLSRAAFEVTVNHLLDAAVAHETDILNGVTENVIVGQPIQLGTGDVKLIAKPLHQEN